The proteins below come from a single Zea mays cultivar B73 chromosome 8, Zm-B73-REFERENCE-NAM-5.0, whole genome shotgun sequence genomic window:
- the LOC103634753 gene encoding TAK14 precursor: MGMSAASHLCASSSLRALTVLFLLAALVSDVEGRHHRHVCPHFSCGGLSNISYPFRRQGDPSGCGVQSYELVCTDTDATIRIGSGTYKVLSINSTYSYFWVIDADLDIQSSCPLPRWDYHARWINLYLHLWRIEFIYQYFYPSSFYIDSGRWAIFVNCSQPIENIDTDKYHIYEPVSCLSNSSFIYLLVTHYWDADNWDVTAGVLEPSCGYLAMTPLGGPGMQVPWNTSYPDVVKFMRSGFALGFPVWYGDNIRECLANNMRTFHKEPRNSTGIRQQILDILTFETLWFCVIEQLGSTNNGVKSVLIHIIEEIPYVLSGLKSAHVICRFILMPLAVFVFLAYKYWKTRITIDAVEKFLRMHHMLVPMRYAYTNIIAITGHFRDKLGQGGYGTVYKGVLQPGEVHVAVKMLGNSNCNGEEFISEVATIGKIHHVNVVRLIGFCSEENIRALIYEFMPRGSLDKYIFSSEKTFSWDKLNEIALGIARGLNYLHHGCDMQIVHFDIKPHNILLDSNFVPKVADFGLAKLFPRDDSFVPLSAMRGTIGYIAPEMVSRSFGVISSKSDVYSFGMLLLEMTGGRRNADPHAGSSSQAYYPSLVYRQLSQGDANRISEGVDMHELEKKLCIIGLWCIQMKPQDRPTMSEVIEMLEAGVDGIQMPPRPYFCDEEGESSYSTISELDTIEE; the protein is encoded by the exons ATGGGGATGTCTGCAGCGTCTCATCTCTGTGCTTCTTCGTCCCTGCGAGCTTTAACCGTGTTGTTTTTGTTGGCAGCTCTTGTTTCAGATGTAGAGGGGCGACATCATCGTCATGTCTGTCCTCATTTCTCCTGCGGTGGTTTAAGCAATATATCGTATCCATTTCGTCGGCAAGGTGATCCATCTGGGTGCGGTGTCCAATCGTATGAGCTGGTTTGCACGGATACAGATGCTACAATTCGCATCGGCAGTGGAACATACAAGGTGCTTAGCATCAACTCCACATATTCTTACTTCTGGGTTATTGATGCCGACCTGGACATCCAGAGCAGTTGCCCCCTTCCCCGGTGGGATTACCATGCTCGTTGGATCAATCTCTACTTACATCTTTGGAGGATTGAGTTCATCTATCAGTATTTCTATCCTTCTTCTTTTTATATTGATTCGGGGCGGTGGGCTATCTTTGTGAATTGTTCTCAGCCAATAGAGAACATTGATACTGATAAATATCATATATATGAGCCGGTGTCTTGCTTGAGCAATTCTTCTTTCATCTACTTGCTGGTAACTCACTACTGGGATGCTGACAACTGGGATGTTACTGCTGGGGTTCTGGAGCCTTCATGCGGTTACCTAGCCATGACTCCTTTGGGTGGTCCAGGCATGCAGGTGCCCTGGAATACAAGCTATCCAGATGTTGTTAAGTTCATGAGGAGTGGATTTGCCCTTGGATTTCCCGTTTGGTATGGTGATAACATCAGAGAATGTCTCGCAAACAATATGCG TACTTTCCATAAAGAACCAAGAAATAGTACAGGCATCAGGCAACAGATCTTGGACATTCTTACGTTCGAGACATTATGGTTTTGTGTTATTGAACAACTTGGATCAACTAATAATGGTGTCAAATCTGTTCTCATCCACATCATCGAAGAAATACCATATGTTCTTTCCGGTCTGAAATCTGCACATG TTATTTGCAGGTTCATATTGATGCCGCTGGCAGTATTTGTCTTCCTAGCCTATAAATACTGGAAAACACGGATAACAATAGATGCAGTTGAGAAGTTCCTGCGAATGCACCATATGCTCGTTCCGATGAGATATGCATACACAAACATCATTGCTATCACCGGCCATTTCAGAGACAAGCTCGGACAAGGAGGCTACGGTACTGTATACAAGGGGGTGCTACAGCCAGGTGAAGTTCATGTCGCTGTCAAGATGTTGGGCAACTCAAACTGTAATGGAGAAGAGTTCATCAGTGAGGTCGCCACCATTGGCAAGATCCACCATGTCAATGTTGTGCGCCTCATTGGGTTTTGCTCCGAGGAAAATATTAGGGCACTTATCTATGAGTTCATGCCCCGTGGATCTCTCGATAAGTACATCTTCTCGTCGGAGAAGACATTCTCATGGGACAAACTCAACGAGATCGCTCTGGGCATTGCTAGAGGTCTTAACTACCTGCATCACGGGTGTGATATGCAGATTGTACACTTTGACATCAAGCCACACAACATCCTTCTTGATAGCAACTTTGTTCCAAAAGTTGCTGATTTTGGGCTAGCCAAACTGTTCCCAAGAGATGACAGTTTCGTGCCACTAAGCGCTATGCGGGGAACGATAGGCTATATAGCTCCAGAGATGGTATCTCGAAGCTTTGGTGTCATCTCTAGCAAATCCGATGTGTACAGCTTTGGGATGCTACTATTGGAGATGACGGGCGGGCGAAGAAACGCAGATCCTCATGCAGGAAGCTCTAGTCAAGCATACTACCCATCCTTGGTGTACAGGCAGCTCAGCCAGGGTGATGCGAACAGGATCAGTGAAGGTGTTGATATGCACGAGTTAGAGAAGAAGCTATGTATCATTGGGCTTTGGTGCATCCAGATGAAGCCGCAAGATCGGCCGACAATGAGCGAGGTCATAGAGATGCTTGAAGCTGGTGTCGATGGCATCCAAATGCCTCCGAGGCCATACTTTTGTGATGAAGAGGGTGAAAGTTCTTACTCTACAATCTCTGAACTGGATACAATAGAAGAGTAG
- the LOC103636736 gene encoding EEF1A lysine methyltransferase 1: protein MLEKDGRIVKQLVHCSLLVKIAFLFNRNADNSVSCSYFHNCICSSYHTVWVLELWNTESLLLSPHKGSAAGAVACIACPTLYAYLKKTDPGVPAQLLEYDERFGQYGCDFTFYDYNRPEELPAAMKHAYRVIVADPPYLSKECLEKFAKAVSFLARPEGSFLLLLTVFFNFIISFGGGIPDGHSLHTGGQVVKAPTIEQNLSCNLE, encoded by the exons ATGCTGGAAAAGGATGGCAGA ATTGTAAAGCAGCTCGTCCACTGTTCCCTGCTCGTGAAGatcgcctttctcttcaatcgcaACGCCGATA ATTCAGTTTCATGTTCATATTTTCATAACTGTATATGTTCATCTTATCATACAGTTTGGGTCCTTGAACTTTGGAACACTGAATCCCTACTACTCTCCCCCCATAAAG GCTCCGCCGCCGGTGCCGTGGCCTGCATCGCATGCCCGACGCTCTACGCCTACCTGAAGAAGACGGACCCCGGAGTGCCCGCGCAGCTGCTGGAGTACGACGAGCGGTTCGGGCAGTACGGCTGCGACTTCACCTTCTACGACTACAACCGACCGGAGGAGCTGCCGGCGGCGATGAAGCACGCCTACCGAGTCATCGTTGCCGACCCTCCCTATCTG AGTAAGGAGTGCTTGGAAAAGTTTGCCAAAGCAGTATCTTTCCTCGCACGACCTGAAGGTTCATTCCTGCTGCTACTCACAG TATTTTTTAATTTCATTATCTCGTTCGGCGGCGGCATCCCGGACGGGCACAGCCTGCACACCGGCGGGCAGGTCGTGAAGGCACCCACCATCGAGCAGAACCTGTCGTGCAACCTTGAGTAG